The Saccharothrix violaceirubra genome segment CCCCGAGGTGGCGCAGGCGGTGGCCGCCGAGCTGGGGCGGCAGCGGTCCACCCTGGAGATGATCGCTTCGGAGAACTTCACCCCCGTGTCGGTGCTCCAGGCCCAGGGCTCGGTGCTGACCAACAAGTACGCCGAGGGCTACCCGGGCCGTCGCTACTACGGCGGCTGCGAGCACGTCGACGTGGTCGAGCGGCTGGCGATCGCGCGCGTCAAGGAGCTGTTCGGCGCCGGGTTCGCCAACGTGCAGCCGCACTCGGGCGCGCAGGCCAACGCGGCGGCGATGTTCGCGCTGCTCAAGCCGGGCGACACGATCCTGGGTCTGAGCCTGGCGCACGGTGGCCACCTCACCCACGGCATGAAGATCAACTTTTCCGGCAAGCTCTACAACGTGGTGCCCTACCACGTCGGCGACTCGGATGGCGTGGTCGACATGGCCGAGGTCGAGGCGCTGGCGCTGGAGCACCGGCCGAAGCTGATCGTCGCCGGCTGGTCGGCGTACCCGCGGCAGCTCGACTTCGCCGGGTTCCGCCGGATCGCCGACGCGGTCGACGCGTACCTGATGGTCGACATGGCGCACTTCGCCGGTCTGGTCGCCGCCGGGCTGCACCCCAGCCCGGTGCCGCACGCGCACGTCGTGACCACGACCACGCACAAGACGCTCGGTGGCCCGCGCGGCGGCGTGATCTTGTCCAACGACGCCGACATCGCCAAGAAGATCAACTCGGCGGTGTTCCCCGGCCAGCAGGGCGGTCCGCTGGAGCATGTGATCGCGGGCAAGGCCGTGGCGTTCAAGCACGCCGCGTCGCCGGAGTTCGCCGACCGCCAGCGCCGCACGCTGGAGGGCGCGCGCATCCTCGCCGACCGGCTCGCCCGCGAGGACGTGGCGGCCGTGGGCGTGAAGGTCCTCACCGGCGGCACGGACGTCCACCTCGTCCTGGTCGACCTGGTGGACTCGGAGCTGGACGGTCAGCAGGCCGAGGACCGGCTGCACGAGGTCGGCATCACGGTCAACCGCAACGCCGTGCCCAACGACCCGCGTCCGCCGATGGTCACGTCGGGCCTGCGGATCGGCACGCCCGCGCTGGCCACGCGCGGGTTCGGCGCGGACGACTTCGCCGAGGTCGCCGACATCATCGCGAACGCCCTGCTGCCGACCGCCGACCTGGACGGGCTGCGGGGACGCGTCGAGGTGCTGGCGGCGAAGTTCCCGCTCTACTCCACCCTGTGAGTCGGGCCACTGGGTGAAATAGGTCGGCAGCGGTCGGGGTTGTCCCGTGCGCAACCGCGTACGGGACGACCTGAATAGAGGAACCATGTCCGCCTCCCTCGACACGCTCGCGCTTTCCCCCGAAGCGCAGGACCTGCTCTTCACCGGTGCGCGCACGGCGAACGCGTTCACCGACGAGCCGGTGACCGACGAGCAGCTGCGCCAGGTGTACGAGCTGGTCAAGTGGGGTCCGACCAGCATGAACAACCAGCCGCTGCGCATCGTCTACGTGCGGGGCGAGGGTTCGCGCGAGCGGCTGCTGCCGCACCTGGGCGAGGGCAACCGGGCGAAGACCGCGTCCGCGCCGGTGGTGGCGATCCTGGCGGCCGACACCTCGTTCCACGAGCACTTCCCGCGGACGTTCCCGCACTTCGAGGGCGCGCGTGACCTGTTCGCCGACAAGCTCGACGTGCGCGACTCCGTGGCGCGGCTCAACGCGGGTCTCCAGATCGGCTACTTCATCCTCGGCGTGCGCGCCGCGGGTCTGGCCGCCGGTCCGATGTCGGGCTTCGACGCGGAGGGCGTGCGTCAGGAGTTCCTCGCCGACACGACGCTCCAGCCGCTGGTGATCGTCAACATCGGCCACCCGGACCACTCCGGCACGTTCGGTCGGTTGCTGCGCCTGGAGCACGACGAGGTCGTCAGCGAGGTCTGATCGACCGTTACACGGACAGGTCCCCGTCGCACTCCCCGCGACGGGGATCTTTTCGTGAACCGGGTCGGTGCGCGTGGACGAATACGTGACAGCGGTCGTCTCTCGCGAGGAGGAAGACAGTGGCTGTCACGACCACCGGCGTCGCCGGTGCACTCGCCGGCGTCGTCGAACGCCTGCTGGGTACGCGGTTGCCGATCGGGCTGCGGGCGTGGGACGGGAGCACCGCCGGTCCGCAGGACGGGCCGGTGGCCGTGATCCGTTCCCGGCGCGCGTTGCGTCGCCTGCTGTGGAACCCGGACGAGCTGGGGTTGTCGCGTGCGTACGTGAGCGGCGAACTCGACGTGGAGGGCGACCTCACCGAGGGGCTCAAGCGGTTCTGGGAACTGGCGCGTGGCGGTGCGTTGCGCAAACCGCGCGCGGCGGACGTGGTCGGCGCACTGGGCACGGCGTTGCGGCTGCGCGCGATCGGTCCGCGTCCGGCACCGCCGGGCGAGGAGGCGCGGTTGAGCGGACGGTTGCACACGCGACGACGCGACGCGGCGGCGATCTCGCACCACTACGACCTGAGCAACGAGTTCTACCGCCTCGTACTCGACCCGAGCATGGCGTACTCGTGCGGGTACTTCGTGTCGCCGGAGTCCACTGTGGAGCAGGCGCAGCACGCCAAACTGGACCTGGTGTGCCACAAGCTCGGGTTGGCGCCGGGGATGCGGCTGCTCGACGTCGGCTGCGGCTGGGGTTCGATGATCATCCACGCGGCCAGGCACTTCGGCGTGCACGCGACCGGCGTGACGATCTCCGCCCGGCAACGCGAGCACATCCTCGGGCGGATCGCCGAAGAGGGTCTGACCGATCTGGTGACCGTGCGGCTCATGGACTACCGCGAGATCGCCGACGGGCCGTACGACGCGATCTCCACCATAGAGATGGGTGAACACGTCGGCGAGGAGAACTACCCGGAGTACGCGGCCACGCTGTACCGGTCGTTGCGTCCGGGCGGACGGTTGCTGTTGCAGCAGATGTCCCGCGGCACCACCGCGCCGGGCGGTGGGGCGTTCATCGAGTCCTATGTGGCGCCGGACATGCACATGCGTCCGGTGAGCCGGACGTTGACACACCTCGAAGGCGCGGGGTTCGAGATCAGGGACGTGGAGGCATTGCGCGAGCACTACGTGTGGACGGTGCGGGCGTGGGCACGCACGCTGGAACAGCGCTGGGACGAGGTCGTGCGGCTGGTCGGCGAGGGGCAGGCGCGGGTGTGGCGGCTGTACCTGGCGGGTGGTGCGCTGACGTTCGAGGAGGGGCGGATGGGGGTCGACCAGGTGCTCGCCGTGCGGACCGGTGACCGGGGCGAGAGCGGGATGCCGCGCGTGCGGGAGTGGGTGCGATGAGCTTCGGCTGGACCGTGCTGTGGTCGGCCGTGACGGTGTTCGTGCTGATCACGGCGTTGTTCGGGTACGCGGTGTCGAAGCGCCGCTTCGACCTGATCGACTCCTTCTGGGGTCCGGGGTTCGCCGTGGTCGCCGTGGTGGCGTTCGCGTTGTCGGACCGGGCGTGGCCGGGGTTGGTGGTCGTGGTGCTGACCGTCGTGTGGGGTGTGCGGCTGGGGTGGCACATCCACTCGCGCAACCGGCACAAGGACGAGGACCAGCGGTACGTCGACATGTACCGGCGGGCCAAGGGCAACCCGGTGGCGAAGATGTACCGGGTGTACCTGCTGCAGGGCGCGATCATGGTCCTGGTGTCGCTGCCGGTGCAGTTCGCGCAGTCGCGACCGGCGAGCGGCGTGCTGTTCGCGCTCGGCGTCGCGGTGTGGCTGGTCGGCTTCGTGTTCGAGGCGGTCGGCGACGCGCAGCTCGCCCGGTTCAAGGCGGACCCGGCGACCAAGGGGCAGGTCATGGACCGGGGGCTGTGGCGCTACACCCGGCATCCGAACTACTTCGGCGACGCGTGCGTGTGGTGGGGGCTGTTCCTGCTCGCGTGCGGGTCGTGGTGGGCCTTGGCGCTCGTGGTGAGCCCGGTGGTGATGACGTTCCTGCTCGCGAAGGGGAGCGGCAAGCCGTTGCTGGAGAAGGACATCGTGCACCGCCGTCCGGGGTACGCCGAGTACGTCGCCCGGACCAGCGGGTTCTTCCCGCTGCCGCCCAGGAGGCGCGGTCCGGGAGTCGGTGGTGCCTGAGCGCGTATTTCGGGGTGTCCGAGTGGAGGACTCGCGCGATCGGGGGCCGGCTGGATCGTAGGGTGGGGGCGTGGGCAACGAGATCTCCTTCCCGCGCCAACAGGCGCGTACCCAGCGGTTCACCCTGGGTGCTCCTCGCACGGTCGTCGTCTCACCCGACGGTGGACGCGTGTACTTCCTGCGGACGGCCGGCGGCCGGGCCAACGGGCTGTGGGTGTTCGCCGACGGGGTCGAGACGCTGCTGGTCGACCCCGATCGGCTGCTGACCGACCCGGAGGACCTCTCACCCGAGGAACGGGCCCGTCGCGAACGCAGCCGGGAACAGGGCGCGGGCATCGTCGGGTACGCGACCGACGGCGACGTCACGCGGGCCGCGTTCACCCTGTCCGGTCGGCTGTTCGTGGTCGGACTGGCGACGGGTGACGTGCGCGAGCTGCCGACCCCCGGTCCGGTCATCGACCCCCGGCTCGACCCGACCGGCCGCCGGGTCGGCTACGTCACGGGCGGCGCGCTGCACGTCGTCGACCTGGACACCGGCGAGGACCGCGTCGTCGCCGAGCCGGACGCGCCGGACGTCACCTGGGGCCTGGCCGAGTTCATCGCCGCCGAGGAGATGAGCCGCTTCCGCGGCTACTGGTTCTCGCCCGACGGCGGACGCGTCCTGGCCGCGCGGGTCGACAACTCGCCCGTCGACCGCTGGTACATCGCCGACCCCGCCAACCCGGCGACCCCGGCCACCGAGATCGCCTACCCCGCGGCGGGCACGCCCAACGCCGACGTCACGGTCGCGATCTTCGGCCCGGCCGGCCGCGTCGACGTGGACTGGGACCGTGCCGCGTTCCCGTACCTGACCACGGCGCACTGGTCGGCCGGCGGTCGCCCGCTGCTGTCGGTCCAGTCACGCGACCAGCGGCACGTCCGCGTCCTGGCCGTCGACCCGGACACCGGCACGACCGAGGTCGTCGCCGACGACACCGACCCGCACTGGTTGGAGATCGTCCCCGGCACGCCCGCGTGGACGCCCGACGGCCGGCTGGTCCGCGTCCTGCCCCAAGGCGACGCGAACCGCCTGCTCGTCGGCGACCGGGCGTGGACGCCCGACGGCTTCCAGGTCCGCGCCGTGCTGGAGGTGACCGCCGAGGACGTGCTCGTGTCCGCGTCCACCGACGACCCGACGCGGATCCACGTCTTCCGCGTCACGGCCGACGCCGTCGAGCGACTGTCCGCTGAGGACGGCGTGCACGGCGCGGCGCGGGGTGGCGACACCCTGGTGCTGTCCTCGGCCGGCATGGACCACTTCGGCACACGCACGACCGTGTCCGGCGTGGAGATCGCGTCGATGGCCGAGGAACCCGTGCTCACGCCCGAGGTCCGGCTGCTCACCGTGGGCGAGCGGAACCTGCGTGCCGCACTGCTCTTCCCTCGCGACCACGTGCCCGGCACGAAGCTGCCCGTGCTGCTGGACCCGTACGGCGGCCCGCACGCCCAACGCGTGCTCGCCGCGCGCAACGCGTACCTCGCGTCGCAGTGGTTGGCGGACCAGGGTTTCGCGGTGCTCGTCGTGGACGGTCGCGGCACGCCCGGCCGGGGTCCGGTGTGGGAGCGGGAGATCGCGTCCGACTTCGCCGGGGCCACGCTCGACGACCAGGTCGACGCGCTGCACGCCGTCGCGGCGACCGAACCGGACCTCGACACCACGCGGGTCGGCATCCGGGGTTGGTCCTACGGCGGCTATCTGGCGGCGTTGGCCGTCCTGCGCCGGCCGGACGTGTTCCACGCGGGCATCGCGGGTGCGCCGGTCACCGACTGGCGCCTGTACGACACGCACTACACGGAGCGCTACCTCGGTCACCCGGCCGAGAACCCCGAGGTGTACGACACCAACTCGCTCATCGCCGACGCGCCGAACCTGACCCGGCCGTTGATGATCGTGCACGGGCTCGCGGACGACAACGTGGTCGCGGCGCACATGCTGCGGCTGTCCTCGGCGCTGCTGGCGGCCGGGCGTCCGCACACCGTGCTGCCGCTGTCGGGCGTCACGCACATGACGCCACAGGAGGAAGTCGCCGAGAACCTGCTGCTGGTGCAGGTGGACTTCCTGAAGAAAGCCCTGGCCTGAGAAGCGGAACGCCCGCCCGGGAATCCCGGGCGGGCGTTCGACGTCAGAGCGCCTTGCGCACCAGGTACGGCGCGATCGAGTTGCCCCGCAGCGCGAGCTCGTCGATCGTCTCCGGCTGGTAGCCGCCCTTGGGCAGCCGCTCGACCATCAGCGCGGTCGGGTCTTCCACCTTGTCGGCCCGCCCGAACAGGTACGCCCACTCGTGCTCGTCCGAGCCGTAGTACGCGACCGTGTCGAACACGGAGTGGAACCGCTGCCACGACCGGACGAGCGTGTTGTTGCGCCACATGGTCTGGCACCCCGCCTGCGTCACCACGACGCCGCCCGGGTTCAGCAGCGCCTTGCACATGCCGAGGAACTCCTCGCCGTACAGGCGGTTGTGCTGCGCCTCCTCCTCGCGCTCGTCCGGCAGGTCCACCAGGACGATGTCGTAGCGCTCGGACGTGGTGCGGATGTACTCCCACCCGTCGATGTACCGCACGCGCACCGCGCCGTCACCGCGTTCGGCGGCGGCGAGTTCGTCGTTCGTGTACCCGTAGGGCAGGTGCTCGGCGCACAGCTTCACGGCCTGCTCGTCGATGTCGATGTGGTCGACGACCGACGCGCCCGCCGCCACCGCCATCTGGCACACGACGCCCTCGCTCGACCCGATGACCAGCACGCGGTCGACCTGGTCGGCGAGCAGCAGCGCCGGGACCATCAGCGCCTCGTGGTAGGTGAGCTGGCTGAACTCGGTGCTCTGCCGGTCGTCGTCGCAGAACAGCGACAGACCCTGGGCGGTGCGGGCGATGACCAGGTGCTGGAACGCGGTGTTCGTGTCGACGACCACCTCGTCCACGTCCCAGGTCCGGTTCAGCCCCGCCCCCAGCGGTTCGCGGATCACGCGTGCTCCTCGCCGACCAGCGCCGGCACCCGGGCGCCCCGCGTGATCAAGTCCGACCGTGCGGACACAGCTCCCAGCGCGTCGGCCAGCAACTGCACCGCGAGCGCGGGTTTGGCGCGCGTACCGCAGGTGAACACGTCCACGAACACCTTGCCCACTTCGGGATAGGTGTGGATGGACGCGTGCGACTCAGACAGCAGGGCCAGGACGGTGACCCCCTGCGGGTCGAACTGCTTGGAGACCACCTCCAACACCGTGGCGTCAGCCTGGGTGAGGGCCTCGCCGAGCGCGTGGCGCAGGAACTTCTCGTCGTCGAGCAGTTCCGGGCTGACGCCTTCCAACTCGGCCAGCACGTGCTGTCCTGCGAACAAGCCAACCGGCTCGGTTTCGCACGGGAGTTCGGACATCAATCACTCCAAACATCTTCAGAAGGGATGTAGTGCACCGCGAACGCGCGGCGGGTTCACCGCACGCAGTACGTGGCCAACGGCGGGAAGCCGTTGAAGGCGACGGACGAGTAGCTCGACGTGTAGGCGCCGGTGCCGATCAGGTCGACGTGGTCGCCCGCGCGCAGGTCGAGCGGGAGTTCGTAGTGGGTGCTCTGGTACAGCACGTCGTCGGCGTCGCACGTCGGCCCCGCGATGACGACCGGCCCGACCGGACCGCCGTCCTTGTCGGTGCGCAACGGGTACGCGATCGCCTCGCCCTCGGTCTCGGCGAGGCCGCCGTACCGGCCGATGTCCAGGAAGACCCAGCGGTGTTCGTCCGCATAGGACTTCTTCGCGACCAGCACGACCTCGGACCGGATCAGTCCCGCCTCGGCGACGATCGCCCGGCCCGGTTCGATCATCACTTCCGGTGCGGCGTCACCGAAGTGGCGCCGCAGGGAGGCGGTGATCGCGGCGGCGTAGTCGGCCACCGGACGCGGCTGTTCCCGGTAGCCGGCGGGCAGGCCGCCGCCCAGGTTGACCGTCGTCAGCTCGACGCCCTCCGCGCGCAGCTTGGCGGTGATCAGCGCCGCGTCGGCGATCGCCGCGTCCCACCCGTTCGGGTCGAGTTGCTGCGACCCGGCGTGGAACGCGACCCCCAGCGGTACCAGGCCGAGTTCCGCCGCGAGCCGCAGCAGGTCGGTGGCCATCTCCGGGGTGCAGCCGAACTTCTTGCCGAACGGGTAGGTGGACCCGTTGGCGGCGACCAGGATGCGCAGCATCACCCGTGCGCCGGGGGCGTGTTCGGCGACCGTGCGCACGTCGTGCTCGCTGTCGGACACGAACAGGCGTACGCCGCGTTCGTACGCGTAGGCGATGTCGCGGGCCTTCTTGATCGGGTTGCTGTACGAGATGGTCTCGGGGCGGGCGCCCCGGTCCAGGCACAGGTCGATCTCGTTGGGGCTCGCGACGTCGAAGCGGCAACCCTGCTGGGCCAACAGCTCCACGACTTCCGGCGTGGGATTCGCCTTGACGGCGTAGAAGATGCCGACACCGGGCAGCGCGTCACGCAGTGCGGTGAACCGGTCGCGCACGGTCGGCAGGTCCATGACCAGGCAGGGTGTCGGTGGTCGTTCACTGTCCAGGAAACGACGAATACGAGCTGTTGCCTCGGGAAGCCGCTTGTCGTCGGCAAGGCTCGTCTTCATCTCGCTAGGGGTCCCCCTCCGCTAATCGCCGGACAGCACGGCCATCCACTGTAGGCGTTCTCGGTGAAGAACGCGCTATCGGCCGGCGAAGTTGTGATGCAGCTCCACCGACGTGATGTCCGGCGGAGCGCCCACGCGGACCGGCGGACCCCAGAATCCGACGCCGTTCGACGTGTACACCTGAGTGCCGTCGACGGTGGCCAGACCGCTGCGGACGGGTTGCTGCAGACCGACCGCGAGGTGGAACGGGAACATCTGGCCGCCGTGCGTGTGGCCGGACAGTTGGAGGTCGACGCCGTACTTCGCGGCCTCGCGCGCCTGCACCGGTTGGTGCGCCAGGAGAACCACGGGGACGGTGGCGTCGCGCCCGTCGAGGGCCCGCCCGAAGTCCGGCCCGTCGCCCGACTGCCGGCCGTTGAGGTCGTTGACACCGGCCAGCTCGAACCGCGCACCCGCCCGTTCGACGGTCACCCGCTCGTTGCGCAGGGGGTTGACGCCGAGGCGTTCCAACTCGGTGAGCCACGGCTGTGCGCCGGAGTAGTACTCGTGGTTGCCGGTGACGAAGAAGCTGCCGTGCGTGCTCACGAGGTCCCGCAGTGGTGCGGCGTCGTCGCCGAGTTCCTCGACCGTGCCGTCGACCAGGTCGCCGACGATCGCGACGAGGTCGACCTCCATGTCGTTGATCAGTCGGACGATCCGCTCCGTGTGCGCCCGGCCGAGCAGCGGCCCCAGGTGGATGTCGCTGACCACGGCGATGCGGTAGCCGGACAGTCGCGGGTCGAGCTTGTCCAACGTGACGGGCACGCGCTTGAGCACCGGGTCGCCCAGCGCCTCGGTCATGCCGTAGCCGACGACGCCCGACGCCGCGACCCCGCCCACCACCGCGAGCGTGCGCGCCAGGAACAGCCGCCGGCCGACGTCCGGCGTCGCGACCGCCCCGGTGTCGGCGTCGGTCCCGGCTTGTGTCCCGGTGTCGCTCCCGTCGGCCGCCCCGGTTCCGGTCGCGCCGCTTCCGTTCCCGTCGGCGGTCTCGGTGCCGCGCGCGGTGTCGTCCTTGGTGTCACGGATGGCGTCGCTGTCGTCACGGCCGCTCTCGTGTTCGTTGCGACTGTCGACTGTGTCGCCCGTTCCGTCACCGGATCCGCTACCGTCGCGCGTTCCGCCACCGAGACCGCTACCGTCGCGCGTTCCGCCACCGAGACCGTTGCCGTCGCGCGTTCCGCCACAGGGATCGTTGACGTGACCCGCTCCGCCACCGAGACCGCTGCCATGGCCTGCTCCGTCGCCGGATCCGTTGTCGTCGCCGGTCCCGTCGGCGGTGCCGACGTCGTTGGCGATGGGGATGTCGGTCCGTGTGCCCGGGTCGGAACCCATGCCGGCGTGCGGACCGGTGTCGTCACCCGCTTTCGTCCGTGGCCTGGTATCGCGGTCGGTGTTCGTGCACGGTTCGTCGTCGCCGACCGTGCTGCGATTCGATCCGGTGCCGCCCTCCGCTCCATGTCGTGGTTCGGCGTCGAGCGTGGGTTCGGTACCGGGTTCGCGTCCGAGCGGTGATCCGTTGTCGTGATCGTCGCGCGGCCCGGCGTCGTGGTCGAGGTCGGCGTGCGGCCTGGTGTCGGTGACCTGGTCGGTGGGCGGTCGGGTGTCGCCATCCGGTCGGTGTCGCGTCCCCGTGTCGCGGTTCGGTTCGTGTCGCGCTCCTGTGTCGCGATCTGGTTCGTGTCGCGGCACCGTGTCGGCATTCGGTGCGGTACGCGGTCCGGTGTCGATGTCCGGCTCGGCGTGCGATTCGAAGCGGACCGACGGTCCGTTTCGGGTGTTCGTGCTGCTCGCGGCCTTGGCGTCGGCGGACGCCAGGCCGGCGGGAGTCGTGCCGGCTTCCGTCGGGTGGCCCGCAGTGAAGTCGACCATCGCTCCGGTTCGCGGATCGGTACCTGCCGCCTTGCGGGAATCGGTGGCGTTGCCGGGGTCCGCGTCGGGATCGGATCGCGTATCGGTCTGTGGCCGCGTGAGAAGTTCGGTGACCGCGCCGGCGTGCGATCGGGTGAGCGGCGCGGTGCGCGTGCCGGTACCGGGTCGTGTGTCGGTGCTCGGTCGCGTGTCCGACGCCGTGCGCGTTTCGGTTTCTGTACCGGTGTCCGGTACGCCATGCGATTGCGTACCCGGTGCCGTGCGTGAAATCGCTTCGTGTGCACCGGCGCGTTCACGTGCCGCGAGCCGCCGCAGAAGTACGTAACGGGGAATCTCCAACACACCCAACAGCAGTGCGAGATAGAAAGCCACCGCCAACCACAGGTAGCCCGGCCACGCGAGAAAGCCGCCGACGCCGGCCCTCGTCGACAAGAGCGCGGCCATCATGAGCGCGTACAGGAGCACCACCGCGACCGTGCCGATCCGGCGTCCGCGCACACTCGTCGTCGTGTCCCGCACGACCCGACGCCAGATGTAGTAGTGCACCGCGCCGAGTACGACGACGAACAGCAGCACGAACAGCAACAGGGACCTCCGGGCGGCGAAAGGTGGGGGATTCCAGTCTTCCGGAGAGATCCTGAGAACCGTGCAACCCCGGGGACGCCCGCGGGCGTGACTACCGCGTATCGCCGGACGGGAGGACAGATGAGTGATCGGGACGCCGCGTTCGCGGAGTACTTCGCGGCGCGGTCCGAGGCCATGCGCGGCACGGCGTACCTGCTGTGCGGTGACTGGCACCGTGCCGAAGACCTGGTTCAGGCCACGTTCACGAAGCTCTTCGTGGCGTGGCGGCGGATTCAGCGGCACGAGGCACTTGACGCGTACACGCGACGCACGCTGGTCCGGACGTTCGTGTCCGAACTGCGTCGCGGGTGGTTCCGCAAGGAACGCGTGAGCGACTCGCCGGTGGACTCGGCGACGGCCGGAGCCGGGTCGACCGAGGACCGGATCGTGCTACTGGCGGCCTTGGCCAAGGTGCCGCCGAGACAGCGCGCGGTCCTCGTCCTGCGGTACTGGGAAGACCTGTCGGTCGAGGAGACCGCCAGGGCGATGGGCTGTTCCGAGGGAACGGTGAAGAGTCAGGCCGCGCGGGGGCTGCAGACGCTGCGCGGCCTGGTCACCCCGCAGCGAGAAGAGATGGTGCGATGAACGAGCACGAATTGAGGAACGCGCTCCGGAACACGATGGCGACGAGCAGCCCGCCGCCGTCGATGGACCCGGCCGCGGTGGTCGAGTC includes the following:
- a CDS encoding SigE family RNA polymerase sigma factor translates to MSDRDAAFAEYFAARSEAMRGTAYLLCGDWHRAEDLVQATFTKLFVAWRRIQRHEALDAYTRRTLVRTFVSELRRGWFRKERVSDSPVDSATAGAGSTEDRIVLLAALAKVPPRQRAVLVLRYWEDLSVEETARAMGCSEGTVKSQAARGLQTLRGLVTPQREEMVR